The Pseudomonas sp. TH06 genome has a window encoding:
- a CDS encoding DNA-3-methyladenine glycosylase I, with the protein MRDYKWLHEYCLNRFGSAAELEAHLPVPKTPTQLRKISDDRYLSTMALRVFRAGLKHSLVDAKWPAFEEVFFKFDPEKVVLMSAEHLERLMQDARIIRHLGKLKSVPRNAQFILDVEKDKGSFGALIADWPVTDIVGLWTYLKKHGHQLGGLSAPRFLRMVGKDTFVPSYDVVAALNAQKIVDKVPTSLRDLAIVQDAFNQWHEQSGGRAMSQISMMLAYTVNH; encoded by the coding sequence ATGCGCGATTACAAGTGGCTGCATGAATACTGTCTGAACCGCTTCGGTTCAGCGGCTGAACTGGAAGCCCATCTGCCCGTTCCCAAGACACCCACGCAACTGCGCAAGATCAGCGACGATCGTTACCTCTCGACCATGGCCCTGCGGGTCTTCCGCGCCGGGCTCAAGCACAGTCTGGTGGATGCCAAGTGGCCGGCCTTCGAAGAAGTGTTCTTCAAGTTCGACCCGGAAAAAGTCGTGCTGATGAGTGCCGAACACCTTGAGCGATTGATGCAGGACGCGCGGATCATCCGTCACCTGGGCAAGCTCAAGAGTGTGCCGCGCAATGCGCAGTTCATTCTCGATGTCGAGAAGGACAAAGGCAGTTTCGGCGCGCTGATCGCCGACTGGCCGGTAACCGACATTGTCGGTCTGTGGACCTACTTGAAAAAGCACGGTCATCAACTGGGTGGGCTGTCGGCCCCACGGTTTTTGCGCATGGTCGGCAAGGATACCTTTGTGCCGAGCTACGACGTGGTTGCCGCGCTGAATGCGCAGAAGATCGTCGACAAGGTGCCGACCAGTCTGCGCGATCTGGCCATTGTGCAGGACGCGTTCAACCAGTGGCATGAACAGAGCGGCGGGCGGGCGATGAGCCAGATTTCGATGATGCTCGCGTACACCGTCAATCATTGA
- a CDS encoding DUF2069 domain-containing protein: MAKKPKVLPSVEWLEPRVKAMRIISLLCFFGLAGLLTAYYLVFADLHGARPWVILLVELIPWLVLAPAMIMGSARGHSWMCFVVNLYFIKGALAAYDPNRQLFGVLEMVVSLAVFCSALLYVRWRYQLNRKLAGEGEISVA; the protein is encoded by the coding sequence GTGGCGAAGAAGCCGAAAGTCCTGCCCTCCGTCGAGTGGCTGGAGCCGCGTGTCAAAGCGATGCGGATCATCAGCCTGCTGTGCTTCTTCGGCCTCGCCGGGTTGCTCACCGCCTACTATCTGGTATTCGCCGACCTGCATGGCGCCCGACCGTGGGTGATTCTGCTGGTCGAGCTGATCCCGTGGCTGGTCCTCGCCCCGGCAATGATCATGGGCAGCGCCCGTGGGCATTCGTGGATGTGCTTTGTGGTGAATCTGTATTTCATCAAAGGTGCACTGGCGGCGTATGACCCGAACCGGCAGTTGTTTGGTGTGCTGGAGATGGTCGTGAGCCTGGCGGTGTTTTGCTCGGCGCTGTTGTATGTGCGGTGGCGGTATCAGTTGAATCGCAAACTGGCTGGCGAAGGCGAGATCAGCGTCGCCTGA
- the wrbA gene encoding NAD(P)H:quinone oxidoreductase encodes MSAPYILVLYYSRSGSTNEMARQIARGVEQAGLEARLRTVPAISTECEAVAPDIPDEGALYATLDDLKNCSGLALGSPTRFGNMAAPLKYFLDGTSNLWLTGALVGKPAGVFTSTASLHGGQETTLLSMMLPLLHHGMLITGLPYSESALLETQGGGTPYGASHHAGADGKSGLDQHEIALCRALGLRLAKTAQKLEG; translated from the coding sequence GTGAGCGCGCCATACATTCTGGTTCTGTATTACAGCCGCAGCGGCTCGACCAACGAGATGGCCCGGCAGATCGCCCGCGGCGTCGAGCAGGCTGGCCTTGAAGCGCGTCTGCGCACTGTGCCGGCGATCTCCACCGAGTGCGAAGCCGTCGCCCCGGACATCCCGGACGAAGGCGCGCTCTACGCGACACTCGATGACCTGAAGAACTGCTCCGGCCTGGCCCTCGGCAGTCCGACCCGATTCGGCAACATGGCTGCACCGCTGAAATACTTCCTCGATGGCACCAGCAACCTCTGGCTGACCGGCGCCCTCGTCGGCAAACCGGCCGGCGTGTTCACCTCCACCGCCAGCCTGCATGGCGGCCAGGAAACCACGCTGCTGTCGATGATGCTGCCGTTGTTGCACCACGGCATGCTGATCACCGGCCTGCCGTACAGCGAATCGGCGCTGCTGGAAACCCAGGGCGGCGGCACACCTTATGGCGCCAGCCATCACGCCGGCGCTGACGGCAAAAGTGGGCTTGATCAGCACGAAATCGCACTGTGCCGGGCGCTGGGCCTGCGCCTGGCCAAGACTGCGCAGAAACTGGAGGGCTGA
- the arsC gene encoding arsenate reductase (glutaredoxin) (This arsenate reductase requires both glutathione and glutaredoxin to convert arsenate to arsenite, after which the efflux transporter formed by ArsA and ArsB can extrude the arsenite from the cell, providing resistance.), translated as MTDLTLYHNPRCSKSRGALELLEARGLTPNVVRYLETPLDAVQIKALLGKLGISARQLLRTGEDEYKMLQLADTSLSETQLIAAIAEHPKLMERPILEVGDKAVIGRPPEQILELLP; from the coding sequence ATGACCGATCTGACGCTTTATCACAATCCGCGCTGCTCGAAATCCCGCGGTGCGCTGGAACTGCTTGAGGCCCGCGGCCTGACACCAAACGTCGTGCGCTACCTCGAAACCCCGCTGGACGCGGTGCAAATCAAGGCCCTGCTCGGCAAACTCGGGATCAGCGCACGGCAGTTGCTGCGTACCGGGGAAGATGAATACAAAATGCTTCAGCTCGCCGACACCAGCCTCAGCGAAACCCAACTGATTGCCGCCATCGCCGAGCATCCGAAACTGATGGAACGACCGATTCTCGAAGTCGGCGACAAAGCCGTCATCGGCCGTCCACCGGAGCAGATCCTGGAGTTGCTGCCGTGA
- a CDS encoding TlpA disulfide reductase family protein — MTRRLAAALTIIGALMLGGCGNDYGIDQNGQKVASERLDKQWVVLNYWAEWCGPCRTEIPELNHLADELKSRNVGVFGVNFDNVQGVELKDASEKLGIKFTVLAQDPAELFDLPRSEALPVTYIIDNKGKVREQLMGEQTAAGVMAKLEALQANK; from the coding sequence ATGACACGGCGATTGGCAGCGGCATTGACGATAATCGGGGCGTTGATGCTGGGGGGCTGCGGCAATGACTATGGTATCGACCAGAACGGTCAGAAAGTGGCGTCCGAGCGCCTCGACAAACAATGGGTGGTGCTCAACTACTGGGCCGAATGGTGTGGCCCGTGCCGCACGGAAATCCCTGAGCTCAACCATTTGGCGGATGAACTTAAAAGCAGGAATGTCGGTGTATTCGGGGTCAACTTCGACAACGTGCAAGGTGTAGAGCTGAAAGACGCCAGCGAAAAACTCGGCATCAAGTTCACCGTGCTGGCGCAGGATCCGGCGGAGTTGTTCGATCTGCCGCGCAGTGAGGCCTTGCCGGTGACGTACATCATCGACAACAAGGGCAAAGTGCGTGAACAGTTGATGGGCGAGCAGACGGCGGCGGGGGTGATGGCCAAGCTTGAGGCGTTGCAGGCGAACAAGTGA
- a CDS encoding META domain-containing protein encodes MKRLALTALVGVGLAGCSAEPVQLQQNRSYILEWIGERPLMDYSHLTVTLGDDGRAYGNGGCNHWFAPYTLEGEKLTFGKIGKTRKLCAPALMEQEQRFLQALEHVERWDISPIEQMRFWPAEGKPLRWWLEEG; translated from the coding sequence ATGAAACGCCTTGCCCTGACCGCTCTGGTTGGTGTTGGCCTGGCGGGCTGTTCCGCGGAGCCTGTGCAATTGCAACAGAACCGCAGCTACATTCTGGAGTGGATCGGCGAACGGCCATTGATGGATTACAGCCATCTGACCGTGACCCTCGGCGATGATGGCCGCGCCTACGGCAACGGCGGCTGCAACCATTGGTTTGCGCCGTACACGCTGGAGGGCGAAAAGCTGACTTTCGGCAAGATCGGCAAAACCCGCAAGCTGTGCGCACCGGCACTGATGGAGCAGGAACAACGCTTCCTCCAGGCGCTGGAGCATGTCGAGCGCTGGGACATTTCGCCGATCGAGCAGATGCGCTTCTGGCCGGCGGAAGGCAAGCCGTTGCGGTGGTGGCTGGAAGAGGGTTAA
- a CDS encoding 2-hydroxyacid dehydrogenase, whose amino-acid sequence MRTIVFSSQTYDRDSFLGADCPAGIELHFQPARLSLDTAALAEQHEVVCAFINDDLSAAVLERLAAGGTRLIALRSAGYNHVDLAAAKRLGLGVVRVPAYSPHAVAEHAVALILALNRRLHRAYNRTREGDFSLHGLTGFDLVGKTVGIVGTGQIGATFAKIMHGFGCELLAYDPYPNPQVLALGARYLSLPELLAQSRIISLHCPLNEQSKHLINRDSLAHMQAGAMLINTGRGGLVDTPALIDALKDGQLGYLGLDVYEEEAQLFFEDRSDLPLQDDVLARLLTFPNVIITAHQAFLTREALGAIAATTLDNIATWAAGSPQNQVEG is encoded by the coding sequence ATGCGCACGATCGTTTTCAGCAGCCAGACCTACGACCGCGACAGTTTCCTCGGTGCCGATTGCCCGGCGGGTATCGAACTGCATTTTCAACCGGCGCGGCTGAGTCTCGATACCGCGGCCCTGGCCGAGCAGCACGAAGTGGTCTGCGCCTTTATCAATGACGACCTCAGCGCCGCGGTGCTGGAGCGTCTGGCCGCCGGCGGCACACGCTTGATCGCCCTGCGCTCGGCCGGTTACAACCATGTCGATCTGGCCGCCGCGAAACGCCTGGGCCTTGGCGTCGTGCGCGTTCCGGCCTACTCGCCGCATGCGGTGGCCGAGCATGCCGTGGCCCTGATCCTCGCCCTCAACCGGCGCTTGCACCGCGCCTACAACCGCACCCGTGAAGGTGATTTCAGTCTGCATGGCCTGACCGGGTTCGACCTGGTCGGCAAGACTGTCGGCATCGTCGGCACCGGGCAGATCGGTGCCACGTTCGCGAAAATCATGCACGGTTTCGGTTGTGAATTGCTCGCCTACGACCCGTACCCGAATCCGCAGGTGCTGGCCTTGGGCGCACGTTACCTGAGCCTGCCGGAGCTGCTCGCGCAGTCGCGAATCATCAGCCTGCACTGCCCGCTCAACGAACAGAGCAAACACCTGATCAACCGCGATTCACTGGCGCACATGCAGGCAGGGGCGATGCTCATCAACACCGGTCGCGGCGGTCTGGTGGACACCCCGGCGCTGATCGATGCCTTGAAAGACGGGCAACTGGGTTATCTGGGTCTGGATGTGTATGAGGAAGAGGCGCAGCTGTTTTTCGAGGACCGTTCCGACCTGCCGTTGCAGGACGACGTGCTGGCGCGCTTGCTGACCTTTCCGAATGTGATCATCACCGCGCATCAGGCGTTTCTGACGCGCGAGGCGCTGGGCGCAATTGCCGCGACGACCCTGGACAATATCGCGACCTGGGCTGCGGGATCGCCGCAGAACCAGGTCGAGGGTTAA